In Bacteroidia bacterium, a genomic segment contains:
- a CDS encoding RagB/SusD family nutrient uptake outer membrane protein → MKIKRILITFSVMTFFSLGCTDLVENLNEDLSGQAAQDFIKARTDVSALLQASYEGLRLPYQDQSRFWAAQEHTSDEVIGPTRGPDWDDNGVWRVLHDHTWAADHSFLTSTFNELLQVVFSTTNILSFNPSASQAAEARFIRAFVMFSVADGWGQVPFREPGDNLLDAPRVLGGDEAVAFIISELNAILPDLPDGPTYLANKDAARVLLMKAYLNKGTFANRQSPAFDNGDMNQVITIADQLINSGKYQIADNFYDNFAPNNDAISTELIFTNQNRGGESSGNVRARWFCTLHYNNNPSGWNGFTTIADFYNKFEDGDVRKSADYTGQTDVSGLKVGFLEGQQFDQNGVALKDRKGAPLVFTKEVKLIETGDNLEVTGVRVVKYPIDYVSGDNSDNDYVFFRYADVLLMKAEALLRSGGSTADALAAVNSIRAKRGVADRTSLTLDDILDERGFELYWEGWRRQDLIRFGKFLNAWNEKPASGSERLLFPIPSTALAVNPNLQQNPGY, encoded by the coding sequence ATGAAAATCAAAAGAATATTAATCACTTTCAGTGTGATGACATTCTTCTCCCTGGGTTGTACTGACCTTGTGGAAAACCTCAATGAAGATTTATCGGGCCAGGCTGCTCAGGACTTCATTAAGGCTAGAACCGATGTCAGCGCATTGCTTCAGGCGTCTTATGAAGGCCTCCGCCTTCCCTACCAGGATCAGTCTCGTTTCTGGGCTGCTCAAGAGCACACTTCTGATGAAGTAATCGGCCCCACCCGTGGACCAGACTGGGATGACAACGGTGTATGGCGTGTGCTTCATGATCACACATGGGCGGCTGATCACTCCTTCCTTACCAGTACTTTCAATGAACTGCTACAGGTAGTTTTTAGTACGACCAATATCCTGAGCTTTAATCCTTCTGCTAGTCAGGCTGCTGAAGCGCGTTTTATCCGTGCCTTCGTAATGTTCTCCGTAGCTGACGGTTGGGGACAGGTTCCTTTCAGAGAGCCCGGCGACAATCTGCTTGATGCACCCCGTGTACTTGGCGGAGACGAAGCTGTTGCTTTTATTATCTCTGAGCTGAATGCAATCCTTCCTGACCTGCCAGATGGTCCTACTTACCTTGCCAATAAAGATGCTGCACGTGTGCTTCTGATGAAAGCTTACCTGAATAAAGGTACTTTCGCCAACCGTCAGTCTCCTGCTTTTGACAATGGTGATATGAACCAGGTAATTACGATTGCCGACCAGCTGATCAACAGTGGCAAATATCAGATCGCAGATAACTTCTACGACAACTTTGCCCCTAACAATGATGCGATCTCTACTGAGCTTATTTTCACCAACCAAAACCGTGGTGGCGAAAGCAGTGGAAACGTACGTGCCCGTTGGTTCTGTACCCTTCACTACAACAACAACCCTTCAGGTTGGAATGGTTTCACAACGATTGCTGACTTCTACAACAAGTTTGAAGATGGTGACGTGCGCAAAAGCGCTGACTATACCGGCCAGACTGACGTTTCCGGTCTTAAAGTGGGTTTCCTCGAAGGTCAGCAGTTTGACCAGAATGGGGTTGCGCTGAAAGATCGTAAAGGCGCTCCGCTGGTTTTCACCAAAGAAGTGAAACTCATTGAAACCGGTGATAACCTCGAAGTAACGGGTGTACGGGTAGTAAAATATCCGATCGACTATGTTAGCGGCGACAACTCTGATAATGACTATGTCTTCTTCCGTTATGCAGACGTACTGCTGATGAAAGCTGAAGCGCTTCTCCGCTCTGGTGGAAGCACTGCTGACGCGCTGGCTGCTGTTAACTCCATTCGTGCAAAAAGAGGAGTTGCTGATCGTACTTCCCTTACACTTGATGATATTCTGGACGAAAGAGGTTTTGAACTCTACTGGGAAGGATGGCGCCGTCAGGACCTGATCCGTTTCGGTAAATTCCTCAATGCATGGAATGAAAAACCTGCTTCCGGTTCTGAAAGACTCCTGTTCCCGATCCCCAGCACTGCACTGGCTGTGAATCCGAACCTTCAGCAAAATCCTGGATACTAA
- a CDS encoding TonB-dependent receptor plug domain-containing protein has translation MRNYLLLATLLIGLMACKTSQPVSEKKTDSKVHEDATTISDLQNTIDLTDHLRKVSGVWVQGTGSQATIRIRGNAGLQTSGEPLYIVNGSQISSGYSTVYNMVGNVNDIKTIQVLKDPSETSFYGVRGSNGVIIIKLK, from the coding sequence ATGAGGAACTACCTGCTACTCGCTACTTTATTGATCGGACTAATGGCCTGTAAAACCAGTCAGCCTGTATCTGAGAAAAAAACTGACTCCAAAGTGCATGAAGATGCAACGACAATTTCTGACCTTCAAAACACGATTGATTTAACTGATCACCTGCGAAAAGTATCCGGTGTCTGGGTACAGGGAACAGGTTCTCAGGCTACAATCCGTATCCGCGGTAATGCCGGACTTCAAACCTCGGGAGAACCCCTGTACATCGTCAATGGAAGCCAGATTTCAAGTGGCTACAGCACGGTGTATAATATGGTCGGGAATGTCAACGATATAAAAACTATTCAGGTGCTTAAAGATCCCTCAGAGACCTCCTTCTATGGCGTAAGGGGAAGCAATGGGGTTATCATCATCAAATTGAAATAA
- a CDS encoding VCBS repeat-containing protein, translating to MKSAFKIGIIVSLLSLVACRKTTDDQALFVLREPASTGISFANDLTLTLDLNIFNYMYFFNGGGVGAGDFNNDGQIDLFFTANLLPNKLYLNEGKLKFRDVSEKAGIVNDGGWSTGVSVVDINCDGKLDIYISQVGDLDKLQGKNQLFVCTGIDENGIPHYEEKAAAYGLDFKGFSTQAAFFDYDMDGDLDMFLLNHSLHANGTFGPRASFEGQIHPLSGDKLFRNDGQKFTDVTEKSGIRSTVIGYGLGVATGDLNMDGFPDIYVGNDFHENDYLYINQGDGTFKEVLTEKMMHTSRFSMGVDIGDLNNDSRQEVISLDMLPYDPEILKKSEGEDAYKIFQYKVTQGYNHQYARNNLQLNKGNGTFSEIGLYAGVYATDWSWAPLLADFDNDGRKDLFVSNGIPKRMNDMDYINFMANEDIQWRIRTKNMVNGDLAVVENMPEIKLPNEFFRNEGDMKFANLGKSIRNNLPTYSNGAVYADLDNDGDLDFVVNNINDPAYIYENLHKLADKTDFLKLTLSGAKTNPDAVGAKILVYRGAENRLYENYPVRGFQSSMVIPMHVGVGGASTPDSIILIWPDNTFQKLTEKAGEHTIAYTEHLPVYNYQNFNRKNNPPFTAKDITSTSGLSLTHHENPFLEFDREPLLPHMNSTEGPALAVGDVNGDGREDLYLGSSKRTVGKLMIQQANGTFRESYQPDFHADSMYEETDAVFADINGDSWPDLLVASGGNEYYNQDPLLMPRVYLGNASGQFHRKADAFDSIFMTASGLAVYDFSGDGIPDLFIGGRTVPWKYGETPASYLLVNDGTGKFTEKTETFAPGLSKVGMVTACEWYDSDKDGDKDLIISLEWGGIVCFVNNGGKFEQQTITDKKGWWNFILPGDIDNDGDMDLIAGNLGLNSRLQASPEEPVRMYFSDFDDNGTPEQLLSYYLNGKEVPFANMIELEKQMPALKQKYLYAADFARDEFSQMFSRDKIQAATIWEANYFSNAVILNNGDGTFEVKPLPWQAQFTPYRTGVLTDANGDALPDVFLGGNYYESNIQMGRYDADFGTVLINRGDGNFEVTHLNDIEVKGQVRKVRKISISGQESLILARNNDTLKVIQLNHLMP from the coding sequence ATGAAATCTGCTTTTAAAATAGGTATTATTGTCTCTCTTCTTTCATTGGTTGCCTGCCGTAAAACCACAGATGATCAGGCTTTGTTTGTATTGCGTGAGCCTGCTTCAACGGGTATTTCATTTGCCAATGACCTTACCCTTACGCTTGATCTGAACATATTTAACTATATGTACTTTTTTAATGGCGGTGGCGTCGGGGCTGGTGATTTTAATAATGACGGGCAGATTGACTTATTTTTTACTGCAAACTTATTGCCCAACAAACTCTATCTCAATGAGGGAAAACTGAAGTTTCGCGACGTATCTGAAAAGGCGGGAATTGTCAACGATGGCGGTTGGTCCACAGGGGTGTCAGTGGTAGATATCAACTGCGATGGGAAACTCGATATTTATATTTCTCAGGTAGGCGATCTGGACAAACTTCAGGGAAAAAATCAATTGTTTGTCTGTACAGGAATCGATGAAAACGGCATCCCGCACTATGAAGAAAAAGCGGCAGCATATGGGTTGGATTTTAAAGGATTTTCTACCCAGGCTGCTTTTTTTGACTATGATATGGATGGTGATCTGGATATGTTTCTGCTCAATCACTCCCTCCATGCCAATGGAACTTTTGGGCCCCGGGCTTCTTTTGAGGGACAGATTCATCCATTATCGGGTGACAAACTGTTTCGCAATGATGGGCAGAAATTTACAGACGTAACAGAAAAATCTGGTATCAGAAGCACAGTCATCGGTTATGGATTGGGGGTTGCGACCGGAGACCTTAACATGGATGGGTTTCCTGATATCTATGTAGGGAATGATTTTCATGAAAATGATTACCTCTATATCAATCAGGGAGACGGTACATTCAAAGAGGTACTGACAGAAAAAATGATGCATACCAGCCGGTTTTCGATGGGCGTGGACATTGGCGACTTAAATAACGATTCCCGGCAGGAGGTCATCTCCCTGGATATGTTGCCCTATGACCCCGAAATTTTGAAAAAATCGGAAGGAGAAGACGCCTATAAAATCTTTCAGTACAAGGTAACACAGGGCTACAATCACCAGTATGCCCGCAATAATCTCCAACTAAACAAAGGAAACGGAACATTCAGCGAAATTGGGCTTTATGCAGGTGTTTATGCCACGGATTGGTCATGGGCACCGCTTCTCGCTGATTTTGACAATGACGGACGAAAGGATTTATTTGTCTCTAACGGGATTCCCAAGCGGATGAACGATATGGACTATATAAACTTCATGGCCAATGAAGATATCCAGTGGCGGATTCGCACAAAAAATATGGTAAACGGCGACCTTGCAGTCGTTGAAAATATGCCCGAAATCAAGCTGCCAAATGAATTTTTTCGGAATGAGGGCGATATGAAATTTGCCAATCTGGGTAAAAGTATCCGCAACAATCTCCCTACCTATTCCAATGGCGCTGTATATGCCGATCTGGACAATGATGGCGACCTGGATTTTGTCGTCAATAATATCAACGATCCTGCCTATATCTATGAAAACCTGCACAAGCTCGCCGATAAAACCGATTTCCTGAAACTCACACTTTCGGGTGCCAAAACAAATCCGGACGCGGTCGGTGCAAAAATTCTGGTGTACCGGGGTGCTGAAAACAGACTGTATGAAAACTACCCGGTGAGAGGTTTCCAATCCAGTATGGTGATTCCGATGCATGTGGGAGTCGGTGGCGCTTCAACGCCTGATTCTATTATTCTGATCTGGCCGGATAATACTTTTCAAAAGCTCACTGAAAAAGCGGGTGAACATACTATTGCCTATACAGAACATCTTCCTGTCTACAATTATCAGAATTTCAACCGCAAAAATAACCCCCCATTTACCGCTAAAGACATAACAAGTACTTCCGGCCTTTCTCTGACCCATCATGAAAACCCTTTTCTCGAATTTGACCGTGAACCGCTTCTCCCACATATGAACTCTACAGAAGGCCCGGCCCTCGCAGTAGGCGATGTCAATGGCGACGGGCGGGAAGACCTTTACCTGGGGTCCTCCAAACGTACTGTCGGGAAACTGATGATTCAGCAGGCCAATGGGACATTTAGAGAATCCTATCAACCTGATTTTCATGCTGACAGTATGTATGAGGAAACAGATGCTGTTTTTGCTGATATAAATGGAGACTCCTGGCCAGATCTGCTGGTCGCTTCCGGCGGCAATGAATATTACAATCAGGATCCCCTGCTTATGCCACGGGTTTATCTGGGAAATGCCTCCGGCCAGTTTCATCGAAAAGCAGATGCATTTGACAGCATTTTTATGACTGCTTCAGGACTGGCTGTTTATGATTTTAGTGGTGATGGGATACCTGATTTGTTTATAGGCGGAAGAACTGTGCCCTGGAAGTACGGCGAAACACCGGCTTCCTATCTGTTGGTAAATGACGGAACCGGAAAGTTTACAGAAAAGACGGAGACCTTTGCTCCCGGCCTTTCAAAAGTGGGGATGGTTACAGCCTGCGAATGGTATGATTCCGATAAGGATGGCGACAAGGATTTGATTATCAGTCTGGAATGGGGCGGAATCGTTTGTTTTGTCAATAACGGTGGCAAATTCGAACAACAGACTATCACAGATAAGAAGGGCTGGTGGAATTTTATTTTACCCGGAGATATTGACAACGACGGAGACATGGATCTGATCGCCGGGAACCTGGGACTCAACAGCCGTTTGCAGGCATCACCAGAAGAACCTGTTCGGATGTATTTCAGCGATTTTGATGATAATGGAACCCCCGAGCAACTATTGTCCTATTATCTCAATGGCAAAGAAGTTCCATTTGCCAATATGATTGAATTGGAAAAACAAATGCCCGCCCTGAAACAGAAATACCTGTATGCTGCTGACTTTGCGAGGGATGAGTTTAGCCAGATGTTTAGCAGGGACAAAATTCAGGCAGCAACAATTTGGGAGGCCAACTATTTTTCTAATGCGGTCATCCTGAATAATGGAGATGGCACCTTTGAGGTAAAACCATTGCCCTGGCAGGCCCAGTTTACCCCTTACCGTACCGGAGTCTTGACAGATGCGAATGGAGATGCATTGCCTGACGTATTTCTGGGCGGAAATTATTATGAAAGTAATATTCAGATGGGGCGTTATGATGCAGATTTTGGCACAGTGCTCATAAACCGCGGAGATGGCAATTTTGAGGTAACCCATCTCAACGATATAGAAGTTAAGGGGCAGGTGAGGAAAGTTAGAAAAATTTCAATTTCCGGTCAGGAATCATTGATACTTGCCCGAAACAATGATACATTAAAAGTTATTCAACTAAACCACCTAATGCCATGA
- a CDS encoding VCBS repeat-containing protein — MRYFPLLLLFLGFACTKQEVAQKQFKWMNHTETGISFTNTVTNSEDFNIFSYRNFYNGGGVAIGDINNDGLSDVYFTSNMGANKLFLNKGNWKFEDISAQAGIEDATKWSTGVALVDINNDGWLDIYVCNAGYREGVDQANSLFINNQNLTFTESAASFGLAENGYTTHAGFFDYDLDGDLDVYILNNSFIPVNTLNYSNKRELRAEEWPVKDFLKGGGDKLLRNDGGKFTDVSEAAGIYGSLIGFGLGVTIGDVNEDMYPDIYVSNDFFERDYLYINQKDGTFTEKLQESMSHISHSSMGADMADINNDGRPEIFVTDMLPDDEYRLKTTTSFDNINQFKLKQDRGFYNQYMHNTLQLNEGKNQFQEISWFSGVQASDWSWGALMFDADNDAYADIYVCNGIYHDVIDQDFIDFFANDVIQKMALTGEKEEMNEVINKMPSLPVKNKAFRNEGNLRFEDVTDSWGFTEKSFSNGAAYGDLDNDGDLDLVVNNVNQEAFVYQNLSNSVSSNHFAGISLEGTSENRFAVGAKAEFFAGGKNINRQLFPTRGFQSSVDYKMIVGLGNAAIIDSIRIIWPDLKVSVSYQLPVDSLYVFRYDDQVLRTWQPVQAESASPYLVAETNDFEAHKEDDYIDFYYEGNIPEMLSQEGPCAGVADVNGDGLEDIFIGGAAGQAGQLYIQTSKGFKRQLSEAFAMDANSEDTAIAFFDSDGDGDLDLFVGSGGNNHPYRDRRMQDRLYINDGKGNFRAEAFALPPNGMNTSVAIPYDFDEDGDIDLFVGSRSVPMEYGLNPSNYLYLNNGAGRFTDVARSENDIISLAGMVTDAAWIDLVGGPNKELVLVGEWMSPKVYMYNGKRFQEVETNLSDYQGWWSALAFSDIDHDGDMDLALGNLGENFYLKASKETPLKLWINDFDQNQTLEKIITRTIDGKDMPVPLKRDMTMQIVSLKQQNLKHVDYAKKAIQDLFSQESLSQSLVKQTNYLKTSFAINNGNGQFEIREMAPEVQLSCINSALFTDVNGDGFDDLIMGGNNYDFQPQFSRLDASQGHILLNDQKGNFACIPENESGLSVNGEVRQISLISNGDTRRVIFLINNQKPAVYMISRVDM; from the coding sequence ATGCGTTATTTTCCCCTGCTTCTGCTGTTTTTGGGTTTCGCCTGCACTAAGCAGGAGGTCGCTCAAAAGCAATTTAAATGGATGAACCATACCGAAACGGGTATTTCATTCACCAATACTGTAACCAATTCTGAAGATTTTAACATCTTCAGTTACCGCAATTTCTATAACGGAGGAGGCGTGGCAATCGGCGACATCAATAATGATGGACTCTCCGATGTCTATTTCACCTCCAACATGGGCGCTAATAAATTATTTCTCAATAAAGGGAACTGGAAATTTGAAGATATTTCTGCGCAGGCTGGAATTGAAGACGCCACAAAATGGAGTACAGGTGTGGCGCTGGTGGATATCAATAACGATGGCTGGTTGGATATTTACGTCTGCAATGCCGGTTATCGCGAAGGGGTCGATCAGGCAAATTCTCTCTTTATCAACAATCAAAACCTCACATTCACCGAGTCTGCCGCTTCTTTTGGGCTGGCTGAAAATGGCTATACCACACATGCTGGTTTTTTTGACTATGATCTCGATGGCGACCTGGATGTATATATTCTCAACAATAGTTTTATTCCCGTCAATACTCTTAACTACAGCAACAAACGTGAACTCAGGGCCGAAGAATGGCCGGTAAAAGATTTTCTAAAGGGAGGGGGAGATAAACTCCTCCGCAATGATGGCGGGAAATTTACCGATGTAAGTGAAGCCGCAGGCATTTATGGAAGCCTGATTGGCTTTGGACTCGGTGTCACCATCGGAGATGTAAATGAAGATATGTATCCCGATATCTACGTCTCCAATGACTTTTTTGAAAGGGATTACCTGTATATCAATCAAAAAGACGGAACTTTCACTGAAAAGCTCCAGGAGTCAATGTCCCATATTTCGCACTCCTCCATGGGCGCAGACATGGCAGACATCAATAATGATGGTCGCCCGGAAATATTTGTCACCGATATGCTTCCTGACGATGAATACAGACTCAAAACGACGACTTCTTTTGATAATATCAATCAGTTTAAGCTAAAGCAGGATCGGGGTTTTTACAATCAGTATATGCACAATACCCTTCAACTGAATGAAGGGAAAAACCAGTTTCAGGAAATCTCATGGTTTAGTGGGGTGCAGGCTTCTGACTGGAGTTGGGGGGCGCTGATGTTTGATGCTGACAATGACGCTTATGCAGATATTTATGTTTGCAACGGTATCTACCACGATGTGATCGATCAGGATTTTATCGACTTTTTTGCCAATGATGTCATTCAGAAAATGGCGCTCACCGGAGAGAAGGAAGAAATGAATGAAGTCATCAATAAAATGCCTTCTCTCCCGGTCAAAAACAAGGCATTCCGAAACGAAGGAAATCTCAGATTTGAAGACGTTACTGATTCCTGGGGATTTACTGAAAAATCGTTCTCCAACGGTGCTGCCTATGGTGATCTCGATAACGATGGCGACCTCGATCTGGTCGTAAATAATGTGAATCAGGAAGCTTTTGTATATCAGAATCTAAGCAATTCCGTTTCTTCCAACCACTTTGCCGGTATTAGTCTGGAAGGAACCTCCGAAAACAGGTTTGCCGTAGGGGCAAAAGCTGAGTTCTTTGCCGGAGGGAAAAATATCAACCGACAGTTGTTTCCCACTCGTGGATTTCAGTCTTCGGTTGATTATAAGATGATAGTTGGTTTGGGCAATGCTGCGATAATTGATTCCATCCGGATTATTTGGCCGGACTTAAAGGTTTCTGTTTCTTACCAGCTACCAGTTGATTCATTGTATGTTTTCCGCTATGATGATCAGGTTTTGCGTACCTGGCAACCGGTGCAGGCGGAGTCTGCTTCTCCCTATCTGGTTGCAGAAACCAATGATTTTGAAGCCCATAAAGAGGACGATTATATTGATTTCTATTACGAAGGAAATATCCCCGAAATGTTATCGCAGGAGGGGCCATGTGCGGGAGTCGCCGATGTGAATGGCGATGGATTGGAAGATATATTTATTGGAGGAGCTGCCGGTCAGGCCGGGCAGTTATATATCCAGACCTCCAAGGGTTTTAAAAGGCAACTCAGTGAAGCATTTGCAATGGATGCCAATTCGGAGGATACAGCCATTGCATTTTTTGATTCCGATGGAGACGGGGATCTGGATTTATTTGTAGGAAGCGGGGGCAATAATCATCCGTATCGCGACCGACGGATGCAAGACAGGTTGTATATCAATGACGGGAAAGGCAATTTCCGCGCGGAAGCATTTGCATTACCTCCCAATGGCATGAACACTTCCGTTGCCATTCCTTATGATTTTGATGAAGACGGTGATATAGACTTATTTGTGGGCAGTCGCAGCGTCCCTATGGAATATGGATTAAACCCATCCAATTATTTGTATCTCAACAATGGCGCAGGCAGATTTACAGACGTCGCCCGGTCTGAAAATGATATTATTTCTCTGGCAGGCATGGTTACGGATGCAGCCTGGATAGATCTGGTAGGCGGCCCCAATAAAGAGCTGGTGCTCGTTGGGGAATGGATGAGCCCAAAGGTGTATATGTACAATGGAAAGCGTTTTCAGGAGGTAGAAACCAACCTCAGTGATTACCAGGGGTGGTGGTCTGCTCTGGCTTTCAGTGACATTGACCACGACGGAGATATGGATCTTGCACTGGGAAATCTGGGGGAGAATTTTTACCTGAAAGCTTCCAAAGAAACCCCGCTGAAACTATGGATCAACGATTTTGATCAAAACCAGACCCTCGAAAAAATCATTACCCGAACGATCGACGGAAAAGACATGCCTGTGCCGCTGAAAAGAGACATGACCATGCAAATTGTTTCCCTGAAACAACAAAATCTCAAACATGTCGATTATGCTAAGAAGGCCATTCAGGATCTGTTTTCACAAGAATCGCTGAGCCAGTCTTTGGTGAAACAGACCAACTACCTGAAAACCAGTTTTGCCATCAACAATGGAAACGGCCAGTTTGAAATCCGCGAAATGGCACCCGAAGTTCAACTTTCCTGTATAAATAGCGCCCTTTTTACCGATGTCAATGGAGATGGATTTGATGACCTGATTATGGGCGGTAATAATTACGATTTTCAGCCACAATTTTCCCGGCTGGATGCGAGTCAGGGCCATATCCTGCTCAATGACCAGAAAGGAAATTTTGCCTGCATTCCGGAGAATGAGTCTGGCCTGAGCGTCAATGGGGAAGTCAGACAGATCAGCCTGATCTCAAACGGAGATACCCGTAGGGTAATCTTCCTGATCAACAACCAGAAACCCGCTGTATATATGATTTCACGGGTGGATATGTAA